The Sinomicrobium kalidii genome contains a region encoding:
- a CDS encoding PepSY-associated TM helix domain-containing protein, giving the protein MSQRVYNIIFHTHTISGIIISALLYVIFFAGSISFLRDEINAWERNEPITGGYFAEVDYDAVFKALEKEQQLYSRDINFSHRFFERRISTFMSPPKDTTLQKGSKGGRRRGFFYLDPGSRTKRNYAENYSLGEFFYRLHFFAPLNFHSRSGYYLAGFVAFFFLFAVITGVIVHWKKIISGFYVFRPGAKWKTIWTDAHVALGMIGLPYQFMFAFTGVYLIIGYTVMLAPVPSVLFNDDGGKMQESMTYEKTVEYPFAGEPFKGEMSFNDCITQAKAKWPEMEINGLQVMNYGDVNMHIKVRGAPLFRDRLTGGGYVTFRAKDGRIVDEKDPFGEISYVEGSADILARLHFGDFGGYGMKVIYLVLGLVTCFVILSGVLIWLVARDKKNVASAKRRFNTWLVRVYMAVCLGLYPVTAFTFVMVKLFADGAGDDRKHFIYTVFFWSWLALSVLLLIKRDTCFTNKATLILGGGIGLLVPVANGFRTGLWPWTTFSGGYSQIFVVDVFWISLSVIAFAVVLRLKRKTVARK; this is encoded by the coding sequence ATGTCTCAAAGAGTTTATAATATTATTTTCCACACGCATACCATAAGTGGTATTATTATCAGTGCATTGCTCTATGTGATCTTTTTTGCGGGATCGATATCCTTCCTGAGGGACGAGATCAATGCCTGGGAACGCAATGAACCCATTACCGGAGGCTACTTCGCCGAAGTCGATTACGATGCGGTTTTTAAAGCCCTGGAAAAAGAACAGCAACTGTACAGCCGGGATATCAATTTTTCACACCGCTTTTTTGAACGAAGGATCTCGACCTTTATGTCGCCACCCAAGGATACTACCCTGCAGAAAGGTTCGAAAGGCGGGAGGCGAAGAGGATTCTTTTACCTGGACCCCGGGAGCCGGACAAAAAGGAATTATGCGGAAAACTACTCTTTGGGAGAATTTTTCTATCGCCTGCATTTTTTTGCTCCCCTCAACTTTCACAGCAGATCCGGGTACTACCTGGCCGGTTTTGTGGCGTTCTTTTTTCTTTTTGCGGTGATTACCGGGGTGATCGTCCACTGGAAGAAGATCATTTCCGGTTTTTATGTGTTCAGGCCCGGGGCGAAATGGAAAACCATATGGACCGATGCGCATGTGGCCCTTGGAATGATAGGGTTGCCCTATCAGTTTATGTTTGCTTTTACCGGGGTTTACCTCATTATAGGTTATACCGTAATGCTCGCACCGGTACCGTCCGTACTGTTCAATGATGACGGCGGGAAAATGCAGGAAAGCATGACCTATGAAAAAACCGTGGAATACCCGTTTGCGGGAGAACCCTTTAAGGGAGAGATGTCCTTTAACGACTGTATAACACAGGCAAAGGCAAAATGGCCGGAAATGGAGATCAACGGGCTTCAGGTCATGAATTACGGTGATGTCAACATGCATATAAAAGTCAGGGGAGCACCATTGTTCCGGGACCGGCTGACAGGCGGGGGCTATGTTACATTCCGTGCGAAGGACGGCAGGATAGTGGATGAAAAAGATCCTTTCGGGGAAATATCCTATGTGGAAGGATCGGCAGATATACTGGCCAGGCTTCATTTCGGGGATTTCGGGGGCTATGGGATGAAGGTGATATACCTCGTTCTCGGCCTGGTAACCTGTTTTGTCATTTTGTCGGGGGTGCTGATCTGGCTGGTGGCGCGAGACAAGAAAAACGTGGCCAGCGCCAAACGGAGATTCAATACATGGCTGGTACGGGTTTATATGGCGGTTTGCCTGGGACTGTACCCCGTTACGGCATTCACCTTTGTTATGGTGAAGCTTTTTGCGGATGGTGCCGGCGATGACAGGAAACACTTTATCTATACTGTTTTCTTCTGGAGCTGGCTGGCACTCTCAGTACTTTTACTGATAAAAAGAGATACCTGCTTTACAAACAAGGCTACGCTGATCCTCGGAGGGGGTATCGGTTTGCTGGTACCCGTAGCCAACGGGTTCAGAACAGGCCTTTGGCCCTGGACAACATTTTCCGGCGGATATTCCCAAATCTTCGTGGTCGATGTGTTCTGGATTTCCCTGTCGGTTATCGC